A window of the Candidatus Liberibacter solanacearum CLso-ZC1 genome harbors these coding sequences:
- the nuoI gene encoding NADH-quinone oxidoreductase subunit NuoI, producing the protein MCNVSFLFLKEFVLSFFLCMRYFFKAKATINYPFEKGSVSPRFRGEHALRRYPNGEERCIACKLCEAVCPAQAITIESGPRLHDGTRRTVRYDIDMIKCIYCGLCQEACPVDAIVEGPNFEFATETRKELYYDKERLLDNGDRWESEIVRNIVIDSPYR; encoded by the coding sequence ATGTGTAATGTAAGCTTTCTTTTTCTCAAAGAATTTGTGTTATCTTTTTTTCTTTGTATGCGTTATTTTTTTAAGGCGAAAGCCACGATTAATTATCCTTTTGAGAAAGGCTCCGTGAGTCCTCGTTTTAGAGGAGAGCATGCCCTGCGCCGTTATCCTAATGGAGAAGAAAGATGTATAGCTTGTAAGTTATGTGAAGCTGTTTGTCCTGCGCAAGCTATTACAATAGAATCCGGACCTCGTCTTCATGATGGAACACGTCGGACTGTGCGTTATGACATAGATATGATTAAGTGTATTTATTGTGGTTTATGTCAAGAAGCTTGTCCAGTTGATGCTATTGTTGAGGGTCCTAATTTTGAATTTGCAACAGAGACTCGTAAAGAGCTTTATTATGACAAAGAGCGTCTTCTGGATAATGGTGATAGATGGGAAAGTGAAATTGTTCGTAATATTGTGATTGATTCTCCTTATCGTTAA
- the nuoH gene encoding NADH-quinone oxidoreductase subunit NuoH, whose product MIIKSIVFLVGVLIFVAYILLMDRKIWAAVQLRRGPNVVGPWGLFQSFADFLKFVFKEPIIPAKSNKFLFLLAPLISAILSLSAWAVVPVADGWVIADINVGILYILAISSLEVYGIIIGGWASNSKYAFLGALRSAAQMISYEVSIGLVIVTVLLCAGSLNLTDIVNAQKSGIGTILGFPPSILDWYWLALFPMFVIFFISLLAETNRPPFDLSEAESELVAGYMVEYSSTPYLLFMLAEYSTIVLMCVLTSILFLGGWLPPVDIAVFRYVPGFFWLVFKTLGVFFMVSMVKAFVPRYRYDQLMRLGWKVFLPLSFSMVLIVSFFLKIMM is encoded by the coding sequence ATGATCATTAAATCAATCGTTTTTTTGGTTGGTGTTTTGATTTTTGTGGCATATATCTTGCTTATGGATCGCAAGATTTGGGCGGCAGTGCAATTGCGTCGTGGTCCCAATGTTGTTGGTCCTTGGGGATTATTCCAATCTTTTGCTGATTTTTTAAAATTTGTATTTAAAGAGCCTATTATTCCTGCTAAATCCAACAAATTTTTGTTTCTCTTGGCGCCGCTCATTTCGGCTATTTTATCTTTGTCTGCGTGGGCTGTAGTACCTGTTGCGGATGGTTGGGTTATTGCCGATATCAATGTGGGAATACTTTATATTCTAGCAATTTCTTCCCTTGAGGTTTATGGTATTATTATAGGAGGATGGGCATCAAATTCAAAATATGCATTTCTTGGTGCCTTGCGTTCTGCTGCACAGATGATTTCTTATGAAGTTTCTATTGGTTTAGTGATTGTGACAGTTTTATTGTGTGCGGGTTCGCTGAATCTTACAGATATTGTTAATGCTCAAAAAAGCGGTATAGGAACAATTTTGGGATTTCCTCCCTCGATACTTGATTGGTATTGGTTGGCTCTTTTCCCAATGTTTGTTATTTTTTTTATTTCTCTTCTTGCAGAGACGAATCGTCCTCCCTTTGATTTATCCGAGGCAGAATCAGAGTTAGTTGCTGGTTATATGGTGGAATATAGTTCAACTCCTTACTTATTGTTTATGCTTGCTGAATATTCAACTATTGTTCTGATGTGTGTTTTGACAAGTATTTTATTTTTAGGAGGATGGTTGCCTCCGGTTGATATAGCAGTCTTTAGATATGTTCCTGGATTTTTTTGGCTTGTCTTTAAAACTTTAGGAGTGTTTTTTATGGTTTCAATGGTCAAAGCTTTTGTGCCACGCTATCGTTATGATCAATTGATGCGGTTAGGATGGAAGGTTTTTCTTCCTCTATCGTTTTCAATGGTTTTAATAGTTTCTTTCTTTCTCAAAATTATGATGTAA